DNA sequence from the Poecile atricapillus isolate bPoeAtr1 chromosome 4, bPoeAtr1.hap1, whole genome shotgun sequence genome:
AGGAGCTTGTGAGAGGTCTGAGACTATTTGTTTGACTTGTTGAGGCCAAGAGGCAGGAGAGGGGGACCTTTGTAGCAGTAGTTGCCTGGTTATAGCTCCACTGTTTTTTAACTTGGTGAAAAACTAGGACTTGAAAAATAAGAGGGTGACTTTTATAATGGATATTCCACACATGAGGAACAGCCTGGAGGGAACAAGAAGTGCCTGTGTCTAAATTGGCTGTGAGGCAGTGGCCTAGGATGGGTGAGAGACAAAGGATGAAGCGAGTgtcttgttttccttggcaGATGAAGTTTTGTGTGGTGACATTTATTTGATTTGTGTGTAGGGGGGAGTTGCTGTCACTCAGAGATATTGAACATCTGCATAAGAAGCCCAAGTCGGACAAGGAGACCAGACTGGCAACTGCAAAGGTGAGGAAGTGGCATGTCCTGTATCCCTGTCCTTCTGGCTTGGGGTTTCTCTTGTGTGGAGGATATGCTGAGACTGCCTATCTGAGATGGGTGCCCAGCTGCCATGTGGGTTTTGAGAGGTGGTTTGTTTGGTTCTTTGCTGTTGCGTCTTGGCTGTAACAAATAAACATGTGACTGAAAATGTAAACAGACCAAATTTTCACTGTGACATATTAAATACAGCCAGTGTGGGAGAAGGCATGTGTGAGCACAGTCATCCTGAATGCAGATTTGTTGTCACTGCTGCAGAACCTGTTACCATCAGGCAGGTGATGGTGACGGTAGGTGAGGGAAAATGACCCCCTGATGCTCTATTGCACTGTCtattccaggctggaaaaacaGACAGAAAGGAGTTTGTGAGAAAGAAGACCAGAATTAACCCATTTGCCAGCTCTTccaataaagaaaagcaaaagaacaaGAACTTCATGATGATGAGATACAGCCATAGCGTCCGGACCAAGAACAAGCGTTCCTTTAGGGAGAAACAGGTAATGTTTCTTGTTGGAGAGGGATGGGGGGCAGTGTGAGCAGGAATTTGTGATACAGGTGTGGTGCTGCCTACTCTCTGGCCTGAGGTGTTGCTGCTGGAACTCGGAGAAAGCCTGTGGCTTCCCCAGAGGAAGAGCTACTTTGCAGATAATGGTTCACTCTCTGTAGTCTCTGACCTTTCTCTTGTTACTTTTCTATCACAGACTCATCTGTCCCAGCCTAGGGGTCATCTAATAGCTTGTCATAAATGTCCCTGAGGAAGAGATGCAAATGCTGTTTATTAACTGCCTGTAGctgcttttagaaaaaaatcagttaaacAGTGGTTTCACTCTAGTGCTGCTCTCAATGGTGAAGCCCCTGCCAGTCTGGGGTTTTACAAGGTGTTATTAACTCATCCAAATGTGTTAAAGAAACTGGTAGAATAATCCAGTGGTTcagttgttttttcttcccagatTGTGTTTTGTGGAAGTGTTTACATGCTGCTTGAACTTTGAGTTGTTTCCAGGATCATACATGCTACCCAAATGATATTTGTCTGCAATTTCTTGCCTTAGGGAAGGGCAAGACAGGAACTATTATTAGCATCAGTAGAGAATGTCTGAAGTTTTTTTGTTGAGCAGGAGGATGTGGGCTAGTATCCTCTGTACATGTTTATGTGGCATCATTCTGCCTCACCTCAAGTAAGGCCAACAAGATGGAAATCAGCTCTCAGAACACACAAAATAGGCTACAAATGAACAATCAAGGCACTTTAAGGAAGCTGCTGTTTACAGTTACACTTGGCTCAATTGTTCTAAAACAAGTCTTGAAGGATTTTGCCCTTAATAATGTTGTAAATTCAAATGTAATGGCTAAATAGTATTTATTCATACTTATTTGCCGTGAAAGTTAGTCTTCAGCACCAGTCCATTACCCATAAGTGTTTTGGGTGGGTTGCAGGATCATAGTTGTATAGTGCTGCCTTCTGCTGCACTTTTTAGTGGTAAGGTCAAATGGCCTGCTTGCTGTAGTCCAAAGCTAGCTCCTTTACTAGCTTAAAGCATGTTTGAAGCACAATAATATTTCTTTAGGGTGATAGTGGCACTCTTAAAAATTCTTCCTTCCCCCTTGGAAAGTAGTTTTGTAATACTCCTTTACAAAATACCAATTTTACTTACTTCTCAGCTGGACTGTAACTTTTTTGATCTCTTGTGTTTGAAGTGAGTCAGTAAAATGGTTTGTTCTAATCTTTATTGTATAGTATTTGGTAATGCTCAGCTCTTTAATTGTACTGTGGAGTTGAGGAAAATAACCCCGGTGTTCCTGCCACTGTATTTGTTAGCATTTGCATTGCTGCTCCCAGTTTGAGCTGATGAGCTTTTAGTGTTTGTATCGGAGGTTAAAGAATTTGAAAAGAGTTGTGATGTTTTCTCAGTTATTATGCTCCTTACCTGAATCTTCCCCTCTTGTTTTGTGGTTAGCTGGCTCTTAGAGATgcacttctgaaaaaaagaaaacagctgctAAAATAAATGCTGGACAGAACTTCATCACCCTTGAAGAATTCACACTGGAGGTGCTTATTTCCACCCACCATTGGCctgagggaaaggaggagagtGGTGCCTTACGGATTTAGCTCTGATCTGTTCAGAAATGCAAATGGAACTCTTGCACGCTGGTGGATACTGCATCAATGGGACAGAGGCCTTAATCCTTGGAGAATTggagtttgtttttaaagcattttaggGAAGAAgacaattatatttttatttcatgtaatTTACTTACATTGGGTTTTGTATATGTAAGTATTAAAATACACAACTGTATGGTTAAAATTCTACTTGAGGCAATTAATGACTAAacaacaggaaggaaaaataatcttcTGGTCTGTCTATAAAGCATGTGGATATGGTGTCTGTGCCTATCTTAGGGGAATGAGTGTACAGACAGAGTGAGCTGTTGTCTGAGCAGCTGGCTTTGACCATTTTAATAATACCAAATTCATCTGTGATGCAGGTAAAATTCATTTAAGAGTTGTATTGGGAGATAGGGTTTTTTGGTGccatttaaatacaaaaacaatATCACATGCCAGagaaaaaaggaacattttcctGTAGTGATGTGCCTTCTGGTGGGACTTGCTGGTGTGTCTTGGCAAGTACACAAAAGAATCATGTGGATGTCTGAATTCTTTGTCTAAGGTTGAACTTGTGCTTTTGCCTTGACCTCTGTTGGGACTGTTAATGGGTTCTTTGTACCTTCCCCAGCCACCTGTTTTAATGGAGTTGATAAAGTATTTATAACTTGAGGGAGTTATTTATACCTTGCTTTTTCAAAGTCTGCTAGAAATGCATTTCTTTGTGGTGCAGGAACAGGTGCCACATGCACAATATAGTGGAAATGCATTTGGAGGggtgattttttcctttctttttagcAAGACAAATTAATGTTGATATCTCATATGGGAATTGAATTGGTTTAGCTATTTgttgaatatgtatttgtaatAACTTTAATTCTCTCttgtatggattttttttgttggttttgctgTCACTCTGCTTCCTAGAGCAAAAAAAACTTAGAGAAGCTTGAGGGAGAGAAGGACAAAGTaggatttcttttttacagCTTTCAGTGTTTTATTCAAATGGTGTGTTCCTGctgagggaagggcagggatgggtgctCGGCAAGGAGAGCAGTGAGCTCTCAAGTGGAGGAGCACGTGTAGCTGTGGGGATGGAGTgtggagcaggggctggagccGAAGGGTAGAGGGAGGAGAAGCCAAGTACAATCTGTAAACTACAGTTGTACTGGTGGTGGCGTTTTTTCTGCTGAACAGCTAAGCAGTTTCCCTTCTTGTGCATGTGTCCAGAAACTAGTAACCTCTGGCACTGATAGGGAGTGGTCATTTTTTTGCCCCCGCGGTTGAGAACAAGCGTCTCTTGTTTGGCTCTGGTTTACATCCGCGCTGTGTCAGCCAGAATGCTGACAGCTCAGCCAAGCGTGGCTTTGTCCCCCTTCCTCGCTGTGGAAGCGGCGGTGTTGGAGCGCTTTGCACCAACccggcccagcagcagcagcggcggggcaATGCCCGCGTTACCCGGTACCGTTTCCCTGCCGCTCTGCCCGGTGTCTCCCGGGCCCCAGCGGCTTGCAGCGGGCTGCCGGTGACGCCTCGGGGCGGGCCCTGCCGGGTGGGCCGGCCCCGGGGCGCCGCTGCCGCTCCATCCTGCGCCATGGGCTGGGGGCCGTGGGCGCTGCTGGCGCTGCTCTgcggggcggcgggagcggcggccccTCTGCGCTGTAACGTGAGCCTGGACAGCCCGGCCGAGCTGCGCTGGCTGCCCGTGCTGCGGCACTTCCAGCCCGCCTTCCTGCGCTCCGCAGTCCGGCGGATCATCGAGTGCGtgcggccgggcgggcggcgcggggttgggagcgggagcggggccggcccgATGGAGCGGGGCAGGGCTGCGGGGGCTGAGCAGCCGGGCCGCTCTCGGCTGACCCCTCGGCTGTGTGTGTTGCAGCGAGAGCGTACCCAAATGGGTTCACCAGATCATCCAGCCCATAGCGGCCGAACTGGAGCTTTTCATGCCGCAGCCCTTCGCGGGAGAGATTGCGGGGATGTGCAAAGCACTGGGGATAAGTCTCGGAGATGGAATCCTGCTGAACTTCGCCTACGAATCCACGGCGTAAGTGTCCAGTACTTACCGGGTCTCGTCCAGGTGGGCACAGAGCTTTAGTTCAGAGCGGGAGAAGGCACGTGGTGGGTGACTTGCGCTGTTCCTTCTGAGACCTCTTCAGCTGGAAAGTTTCCTTCTCTTTTGGCGGATTGACTGCTGAAAGGAAGGAGAAACGGTGATGTTTTCTATCGGGAAGTATAAATAATATCTATTTGTCATGGTTTTGTGTACGTACATATAGatataaatgtattaaaatccaaaaaaacGTTTTTGCTGGTAAGGTACATCCATCCAAAAGTAGAGATCATTTATGTTTGAAGATGGTGTAATGTTCTCTGTCACTTAAAAATTGCCAAAAAGGAGGCTGGAGTAATTAGATGCTTTCTTATTTGTCTGAGATAAAGTTAATGCTAAACTATTTTCTGGATGAAGGTTCACAACGGCTGCATAATATCACTTCCCAATTAGAAGAGTGGAAAATGCCTGTAGTTTATTTATGGCAATAAACAAAACCTCAGTGGGAAATACTCAGTTTCATTGTCTCTTTTTGCCCTAGAAACATGGTGGAGAATAACCAACATTTGGTGTTGACTCTGTGGAGAGCCTATAGTACTTCTCCATATACATTTTAGCAGATATCAAGGCATGTGCCCCTTGTttgcatttggattttttttcccttaatgtGTAAACTCATAGTTTTTTCAGTAAGGACTAATACTGAACATGATACACTTAAATGCTGGCTCTGTTAGTGTTTCACAGAGGATACTTGGCATAATATTCACCCTGGTGAGGCCCCTGATATTCAGTTTTTCAGCTCAGATACTAGAAAACCCCCATCAGCTGGGAGTAGTTGATGGAATAAACCTACTTACATGAACAATTTTTCACCTTTATATTCTTGAGGGGCAGGGTTACGTATCACTGACATGACCAACTCAGAACTATGGAGAAAATAAGTTAATTCCCTGCTAATGTAATATACTCCATCAAAAAACTGTTTTAATGAAACTGAACTTGTTACACGAGGAGTTTGAGCATTCTTCCTGTCCTAGAGAATAGTCTGTTACTTGAACCAATGTTTTTTGGTTTCGTTGATGTAACTTAATTTGAATTTATCTACTTGTGGTTAAAGTTATAAAGAGTCCAAATGGAAATGAAATCATCAGaattaaatgcagaaaatgCGACACTTTATGGATGCTTTTCATTATGTCTTagaaaagtgaaatgaaattattgtttTTCCTGAGTGGAAGTGCTGCTTTCTGCTTGCCCTGTAATTTCTGACCTGCTGTGAACTGTGGTGTGGTACTCAAGTCCTGTTTGTGTTAATAAAGTAGCAATAATGAAACACTTAGCAAGCATCAAGTCAATTAGTGCTGCAAGTTTGAGTTCTTGCAGCTAGAATATTGCaagcagtgccagagctgtgccttCAGTCTTTCTTGGCTTGTTCTGTTGGCAGGTTCTGTACCAGCATTGTCGCTCAGGATGACAGAGGGAACATTTACCACGGTCGGAACCTGGATTACGATTTTGTCGATATCCTGAGCAAGATCACGCTGGATGTGCAGTTCATAAAGGGCGGGCAGGTACAGTCTGGGGTTGGTGTGGCTGGGTGGTGTTCTGTGAAGAATGGGACAGCCCCTATAGCTGCTCACATGGGGGATTTAATGTAGGAATGGGGTTCCCTTCCCAAATATACTGGGTTGTTAGAGCAGCACAGTTATGCCCCAGGAGTGTGGGATTtgctgattttctttcctttctggaCATCCAGTTTATGGTGATAGACTGGAAAAAGTAGAACAAGTTAATCTAGTATTGATGATCTTATTTCTAAGAGATgctgaaagaaggaaatgccaagatgctaaaaaagaaaagaaatatttgtgaaCATTACAGAGATCAGTTTTGGTAGGAACCAATTCtaaggctttttttccctctttaggTCTTGTGAATTTCTGTGACCAGTAAGTGTGTTTTTAGACAAAGATTTCTAAAAAAACAGTTAGTTGCTAGTGTAGTTTTGTGAGtctgattttactttttttttaaggtcatTAGTCCATTTTGTGAATGGGAAAGTTGCTGTTTGTTGCTTGGTGGTTTAACCTGAGCAGAAGTCTTGTAGCTGTCGGTGATCACAAACAGTTGAAATGCTGCGAGTTGGAGGCCTCAGAGTCCCTTTATGATTTACTTGGCATGTTTTTCTCTAACTGAATGCATGGTGTGTTAGAGCCATGTAGATATGAAAGCCTTAGAAAGAAGTACAGGCTGCAGGTTCTGACTGTGTTCCATTCTGGAATGCTCAACTGCTCCCTTTCCTGgtttcaggttgcgtaccaagGCACCACGTTTCTTGGTTATGTAGGCTTATGGACAGGGCAAAGTCCACACAAGTTCACCATCTCTGGAGATGAACGAGGTAATATCTTCCACAGTAGATGTTGTGTGTTATTTCTGTTGATGGTTGCCTGCCCTGGCCTTTTTCTCTCAGAGGGAATAATGAGGTTAAGGTTGCCAGAAGGATCTGAAGTGGAATGCCTTGCCTTGCCCTCAGGGAGTGAAAGCATACATGCCTGGTTTTGGCTGCTGTGTAGGAGAAGGTATTTGTCAGCGGTGTCACCTGAGCTCCAAGTGTCAAAGGATGAGGAAAACCTTGGGAATGCTGTAACAAATGTCATCTGGCTGAGAGACACCATTGAAGGTGGCAGAGATGGGGCTGAGATAACAAGATGCAGTTTGGATAGCAAAGAAAAGGCTCCTTTCCTGGTTCTGCTGTATTCTGTGCTTGTCTGTCCCCATAAGGCAGTTGGAaagagaggaggggaaaagatTTAGGGGAAAGGCAGCAAGGCTTGAGGGTATGCCTGGAGACACAGCAAAGACAGTTGAGCAAGAAGAGTAGCAGAGTTGAGAGATAGCACTACAGGGAACTAAAACTTGTAGCagtggggatggcaggggaaGGTCACTGCCTGGTTCATCAGGGCTGCAGTCTCACAAGTAATAACAGTTATGTCCAGCTCAAAGCTTGGGAAGATGtctcttccatttctttccccTTTATTCCCTTTAAGAAGCTGATagtgtgtttttctttattaGGTGACTGTTAGAACTGGCAATAACATGTTCTCAGAACcaacatttaaaatgtttatttttcctttgggattgtgataagcatttttcttttttatcttgaACAATCTATTGTTTGACTCTTTAGCTGTGCAAACAATATTCACTTGTATGTGTTCTGTACACTATCTCTGAGTCGCATTCTGCTATGGAGCACTTGCACTTTTTGTTTCCTGTAGGCTTTATTAACGTGGCCTTTTTGGATTCACTGAATTCTTTCCATAGTTTACACGCATTCTGATTCCAGAGTAGTCACTTTATCCTTTCCAAACTGGAGTGTCCTGGGCTGGTACTGGGCAAACTGCTTTTAGTTCAGCTTAAAGGCAAGTGTTAAGTGTTTACCAAAGTCCTGTGTCTCTCCACATCCTGTGTTCACTCCACACATGCTGCAGTCCTGTCCGTGGGCTGCTGCTGACTGCTTGCTGGTTTCCctgaagaaaaagctgttttcagtTCATTTTAGCTGAGCTACAAGCTGAGGGAAATGAGCATGGGAGGAGCTATGGATGGGAAGCAGGATGACTAAATCAGGGTTAAGGGTCTATCAAGTGACAAGcagactgatttttttgttttctttgcaaaatgTGAGTGTTTAAATAGTAACAAACTTGACCTTGTGGTTTTTGCACTTGGCTTAATTTTCTCAGTAACAAAAATGATATCACTATCTCTTTTTTagatgttttattatttttgtggaattattCCTGTTTTAGTATTTCAGTAAAATGAGTAATGAGGTGATTATTATTATCACAGGTCTGAGATGCTTTCTGGAAAGCAGGGGTGCTAATCCAGCTGCTGTGGTTGTCAGTTGGAATCATGTTGTCTATAGATATTTCTCCTGAGGGTTGCGTTCCTCGTTGGCGTTTCTCCCATGGAATGTTAATACTTTGTGCTGATGGGCACTTACTCTGTCTCACTGTATATAGATTACATGtgtagtaatttatttttttctccccagatgGTGGTAGATGGTGGGAAAATGCTATAGCTGCTTTCCTCAATAGGAATTACCCTGTCAGCTGGCTTGTGCGACATGTAAGCGTGTACTGAGTTGTTCTTACATTTCACTGTCATGCCGTGTTTGTCCTTAAACGTCTAGAAAACCCCACTCAGTGGCACAGAAGACTTGGCAACTTGATAAGCAGTTGGATTTCTCAGGAGAAATTAAGTGTGGACCCTGTATTCAGTAATGAGGCAATTAGTCCACAGTGCCAAAggtcctggagaagctgtgccCGGACTTGCTTCCTAGGAAGTGTTTCAGCTAGCTGTGACTTGTGTCATAACGATTTAATACAGCTGTACTCGTGGATGGTGAACACCTGTGCCAGGGGTTATTTTCTACTATTTATGTTGCTGTATTAATAATACTTTAAAGTAGCACTTCAGACTCAATTAGCGTTTTCAGAGAAGCTGGACCTTTGTTCTTCTGAAGATGTCTCAGTGCCTGTTTTTGTGGTTAACCTCACTGGCATCTCCTTTTTGTGTTAGACCCTGAGTGAAGCAGAGGATTTCCAGTCTGCTGTTGTGAGGCTGGCTGGCATTCCCATCATTGCTGAAGTTTATTATATTGTGGGAGGCGTCTCACCCAAAGAAGGCATGGTCATAACGAGGAACAGAAGAGGGCCAGCAGATCTCTGGCCTCTTGATCCCTTAGGTGGAGCGtaagtaggaaaaaaacactTAGTTCTTGCTTTTCAAATTCCCTTCTGAGCGACTGGCTTAGTAGCACAACTTCCTTGAGAGATCTGGGGCACCTCTTGGTCATGGTTATAGCAGGAGATCAGGGGTCACTCACCCTGTTCCTGTGTTCCATAGTTGATGGTAAAGGCTCTTAGACCAACCAGCGTGGGGTGCTTGGGCTCGTAGCAAGcagagggaatttttttccttctggcaaTATAGGGATAATGATTGTTGGACTTGATGCATTACCTACTGATTCACCTTTTGTTTGCTTATATACTTATTACAGGTGGTTTCGTGTGGAGACGAACTATGATCATTGGACTACTCCTCCTCCTTTTGATGATCGCAGGTAAATTGTTTGGAagctctgcagggagagaaCATATATATAACTTTTGAAAGTGATTAGAGGTATGGGCAGGTATTTTCTCCTTGAGCAGGCAGCTTATTCAGTTCTTGTAATGCCACTCTGAAAGGAATACACACAGGGCAGAGACAGTGATAAgcataaataatgaaaaattgtGAACATAATGCATAGGCCAAAAACTTTCTCAGGAAGCAAAATATAGTAGAAGGGGAATGATTTAGATTGACAGTGCCCAAGTATTGGATGGCACTAGGAAGGtgcttctgtgggatttttaggCTGTGTAGTGTGCTGAAAGGGATTGGCAGGTTCCTTCTTGCTATGTACTCAACGGAGTAGGAACTGAAGCACTGTGAAATGAGATCCAGTCACACAACTTGGGGTTATTTTAGTCCAAAGCAGGCATTTCAATGCCAAGGCCTTTAGGAAGAAGTCGCTTGTGTTGGTGCTTTGTAGCCCTTGGAACCAACAAGTGTGTTTAATTGCTAATGAGTTGCTTTCCCACAGAACTGCAGCCATCAAAGCTCTCAATGCTACTGGACAGCACAACATCAACTTGGATACTCTCTTTAAGGTATTTCTCAAATTCTGTGTTGTGGGCTGCTCTTCAAGTTCTTTGACAAAGCAGAAGTGTTTATTTATCAGGGATGTAAAAGCTTTGCTTTACTGTGGGGAGCCAAGTTTACTGCACAGGTGTCTCTAGGGGTTTGAAGAATGAAAATTGTTCAAAATGCTTCTGGACTCCAATTTAGGCAATTTGTTAAAGTTGACCAATTCAGGTGGAGAGTGCAGGGGGTGAATCCCATCATCTTTGTGCAGTTTCTTATTTCAAGCACAGGCACTTAGTGTTAGACATGGTGAGCTTTCGGAATCTGTGTGTCTTTCAGAGGGCTTTTTTGAAAGTACTTCTGTAAAAT
Encoded proteins:
- the NAAA gene encoding N-acylethanolamine-hydrolyzing acid amidase isoform X1 — encoded protein: MGWGPWALLALLCGAAGAAAPLRCNVSLDSPAELRWLPVLRHFQPAFLRSAVRRIIDESVPKWVHQIIQPIAAELELFMPQPFAGEIAGMCKALGISLGDGILLNFAYESTAFCTSIVAQDDRGNIYHGRNLDYDFVDILSKITLDVQFIKGGQVAYQGTTFLGYVGLWTGQSPHKFTISGDERDGGRWWENAIAAFLNRNYPVSWLVRHTLSEAEDFQSAVVRLAGIPIIAEVYYIVGGVSPKEGMVITRNRRGPADLWPLDPLGGAWFRVETNYDHWTTPPPFDDRRTAAIKALNATGQHNINLDTLFKVLSVKPVLNNNTVYTTVMSAALPDRYQTWMRTEE
- the NAAA gene encoding N-acylethanolamine-hydrolyzing acid amidase isoform X2, translating into MPQPFAGEIAGMCKALGISLGDGILLNFAYESTAFCTSIVAQDDRGNIYHGRNLDYDFVDILSKITLDVQFIKGGQVAYQGTTFLGYVGLWTGQSPHKFTISGDERDGGRWWENAIAAFLNRNYPVSWLVRHTLSEAEDFQSAVVRLAGIPIIAEVYYIVGGVSPKEGMVITRNRRGPADLWPLDPLGGAWFRVETNYDHWTTPPPFDDRRTAAIKALNATGQHNINLDTLFKVLSVKPVLNNNTVYTTVMSAALPDRYQTWMRTEE